A genomic stretch from Pelotomaculum schinkii includes:
- a CDS encoding DUF1015 domain-containing protein, producing the protein MAIIIPIQGLRYNPAKAAKLDEVVTPPYDVIDGAAQEGFYQRHPYNIIRLEYGRILPGDDETNNRYTRASADLSAWLKEEVLVSETAPALYYYEQEFSLAGERVVRSCCICGVRLEPYEKGIVLPHEETMTKHKADRLELMRACMANFSPVFSLYADQEKMVDRILKQAAGDREPDIHFTGSNGETHRMWVVQDAGAIGKVQEAMAGRRIFIADGHHRYETALNYKRERELSGQSPADRLVSAASSCSTAQQGVSYCSSSADPAYNYVMMTLVNLYDPGLVILPTHRLVKNVTGFDRSKLIEQLKENFSVEEYPLAADRSDLQDFLGVMGERGKPHPGDIKKNVFGLYTGDNKLYLLSLINERDLAGIMPQDKPPVWQRLDVAVLHTLIIEKYLGICGKLRARAEHITYTQEEEGALAAVDRGEYQLAFFLNPTLVEEVTEVAAQGEKMPQKSTYFYPKFITGLVINPL; encoded by the coding sequence ATGGCAATAATTATTCCGATTCAGGGTTTACGCTACAATCCGGCCAAAGCGGCCAAACTGGATGAGGTGGTCACACCGCCCTACGATGTCATCGACGGCGCTGCCCAGGAGGGATTCTACCAGCGCCACCCTTATAACATCATCCGTCTGGAATACGGCAGGATCTTGCCGGGGGACGACGAAACCAACAACCGCTACACCCGGGCCTCCGCCGATCTCAGCGCCTGGCTGAAAGAGGAGGTGCTGGTCTCCGAAACGGCCCCGGCCCTTTACTATTACGAGCAGGAGTTCAGTCTGGCCGGCGAAAGGGTCGTACGCAGCTGCTGTATCTGCGGAGTGAGACTGGAACCGTACGAAAAAGGCATAGTACTGCCGCATGAAGAGACCATGACCAAACATAAGGCCGACCGGCTGGAGCTGATGAGGGCCTGTATGGCCAATTTCAGCCCTGTTTTCAGCTTGTACGCCGACCAGGAAAAAATGGTGGACCGTATCTTAAAGCAGGCCGCAGGAGACCGCGAGCCGGATATTCATTTCACCGGCAGCAACGGTGAGACGCACCGGATGTGGGTTGTCCAGGATGCCGGCGCCATCGGCAAGGTCCAGGAAGCTATGGCCGGCAGGCGTATTTTTATTGCCGACGGCCACCACCGTTACGAAACTGCCTTGAATTATAAAAGGGAGCGTGAGCTTTCAGGCCAAAGCCCTGCAGACAGATTGGTAAGCGCGGCCAGTTCCTGCTCCACCGCCCAGCAAGGTGTTTCCTACTGTTCGTCCAGCGCCGACCCGGCCTACAATTACGTCATGATGACCCTGGTCAACCTGTACGACCCGGGTCTGGTCATTTTGCCAACGCACCGGCTGGTCAAAAACGTTACCGGCTTTGACAGAAGCAAGTTGATTGAACAGTTAAAAGAGAACTTCTCGGTTGAAGAGTATCCCCTGGCGGCGGACAGGAGCGACCTCCAGGATTTTTTAGGTGTCATGGGCGAGCGTGGGAAGCCGCACCCAGGCGATATTAAGAAAAACGTCTTTGGTCTCTATACCGGGGACAACAAGCTTTATTTACTTTCCTTGATTAATGAGAGGGACCTGGCGGGTATAATGCCGCAGGACAAGCCCCCCGTCTGGCAAAGGCTGGACGTCGCAGTGCTGCACACGCTGATAATAGAAAAATATTTAGGCATCTGCGGTAAACTGCGGGCCAGAGCTGAACATATTACCTACACCCAGGAAGAAGAAGGAGCGCTGGCGGCGGTTGACCGGGGTGAATACCAGTTGGCCTTTTTCCTGAACCCGACCCTGGTTGAAGAAGTTACCGAGGTCGCCGCCCAAGGGGAAAAGATGCCGCAGAAAAGTACCTACTTTTACCCGAAATTTATTACAGGGCTGGTTATTAATCCGCTCTAG
- a CDS encoding nucleotide pyrophosphohydrolase — MEIKDMQAEVDNWISQFEEGYWSPLSMMACLTEEVGELAREINHQYGEKPKKQDEPIGDLALEIADILFILLCYANSLNINLEDAFKRVMAKYRYRDSDRYTRKENP, encoded by the coding sequence TTGGAAATCAAAGATATGCAGGCAGAAGTAGATAATTGGATCAGCCAATTCGAAGAGGGTTACTGGAGCCCCCTCTCGATGATGGCGTGCTTGACGGAAGAAGTGGGAGAACTGGCGCGGGAGATTAACCACCAGTACGGGGAAAAGCCTAAAAAACAGGACGAGCCGATCGGTGACCTGGCGCTGGAAATTGCAGATATTTTGTTCATCCTGCTTTGTTACGCCAATTCCCTCAATATAAACCTGGAAGACGCTTTCAAAAGGGTTATGGCCAAGTACCGCTACCGTGACAGTGACAGGTATACCAGGAAGGAAAACCCGTAG
- the hpt gene encoding hypoxanthine phosphoribosyltransferase — MHPDCERILLTEEEIRLKVKELAAQISRDYADKELLVVGILKGSVIFLADLVRNISVPTCFDFMAVSSYGASSKSSGVVRILKDLDQGIEGRHVLIVEDIVDTGLTLSYLVENLKTRGPASLKICTLLDKPSRRVVDVDVHYNGFKIEDHFVVGYGLDFNGLYRNQPCIMVLKPDVYKGGKKHDSARAGIGNRP; from the coding sequence ATGCATCCGGACTGTGAAAGGATCCTCTTGACAGAAGAAGAAATACGTTTAAAAGTAAAGGAACTGGCCGCGCAGATATCCCGCGACTACGCAGATAAGGAACTGTTGGTGGTCGGTATCCTGAAGGGGTCGGTTATCTTCCTGGCCGACCTGGTGCGAAATATCTCCGTGCCCACCTGTTTTGACTTTATGGCTGTCTCCAGCTACGGGGCTTCCTCCAAGTCCTCCGGAGTGGTGCGGATTTTGAAGGACCTGGACCAGGGTATCGAAGGACGGCATGTCCTCATCGTGGAAGATATTGTTGATACCGGCCTGACCCTCAGCTATCTGGTGGAAAACCTCAAAACCCGCGGACCGGCCAGTCTAAAGATCTGCACCCTGCTGGACAAACCATCCAGGCGTGTTGTTGATGTAGATGTTCACTATAACGGTTTCAAAATAGAGGACCATTTTGTAGTGGGTTACGGGCTTGACTTTAACGGGCTGTACCGGAATCAACCCTGCATCATGGTTTTAAAACCGGACGTATACAAAGGGGGAAAAAAACATGACTCTGCCCGAGCAGGAATTGGTAATCGTCCTTGA
- the guaA gene encoding glutamine-hydrolyzing GMP synthase — MTLPEQELVIVLDFGGQYSHLIARRIRELKVFCEMLPFSTPVAEIAAKKPKGIVFSGGPSSVYQDKAPACDPAIYETGIPILGICYGMQLMAQQLGGGVSRAVQREYGKTGLNVLERDKLLGCMEPVEQCWMSHGDRVEKAPPGFSITASTDHSPVAAMVCPDRRLYAVQFHPEVVHTPKGQDVLKAFLYDICGCHGLWTMGSFLERAVAEVKRRVGDKKVLCGLSGGVDSSVAAVLVQRAVGDQLTCVFVNQGLLRKGEAEQVQKTFREKFKINLVYVDARERFLSKLAGVTDPERKRKIIGEEFIRVFEDEAARLGDIDFLVQGTLYPDVVESGTATAAVIKSHHNVGCLPEDMKFELVEPLRWLFKDEVRALGEEMDLPEEVVWRQPFPGPGMAVRVLGEVTAEKVAVVQEADAIVEEEIRKAGLYRRIWQSFAILPDMKSVGVMGDERTYSYTVAIRAVMSNDAMTADWVRLPYEVLEAISSRIVSEIKEVNRVVYDITSKPPATIEWE, encoded by the coding sequence ATGACTCTGCCCGAGCAGGAATTGGTAATCGTCCTTGATTTCGGCGGCCAGTACAGCCATTTAATTGCCAGGCGCATCCGGGAGCTGAAGGTCTTCTGCGAGATGCTGCCCTTTTCCACCCCGGTGGCGGAAATCGCCGCCAAAAAGCCGAAAGGCATCGTTTTTTCCGGTGGCCCCTCCAGTGTTTACCAGGACAAGGCGCCGGCCTGCGACCCTGCCATATATGAAACAGGTATCCCTATCCTGGGTATCTGCTACGGGATGCAGTTGATGGCCCAGCAGCTTGGCGGCGGGGTATCCCGGGCCGTCCAGCGGGAATACGGCAAGACCGGGCTTAATGTCCTGGAGCGGGACAAGCTGTTGGGTTGTATGGAACCTGTGGAGCAGTGCTGGATGAGCCACGGTGACCGCGTAGAAAAAGCTCCACCCGGTTTCTCTATTACCGCGAGTACGGATCACTCCCCTGTTGCAGCCATGGTCTGCCCGGACCGCAGGCTCTATGCCGTGCAGTTTCATCCGGAAGTGGTGCATACCCCCAAAGGCCAGGATGTGTTGAAGGCCTTTCTTTACGATATCTGCGGCTGTCACGGCCTCTGGACCATGGGTTCCTTTCTGGAGCGGGCAGTGGCGGAGGTTAAGCGGCGGGTAGGCGACAAAAAGGTGCTATGCGGCTTAAGCGGCGGGGTCGACTCTTCGGTTGCCGCCGTGCTGGTGCAGCGGGCGGTGGGCGACCAGCTCACCTGCGTTTTTGTCAACCAGGGTCTCCTGCGTAAAGGGGAGGCGGAACAAGTCCAGAAGACTTTTCGGGAAAAATTTAAGATAAATCTGGTTTATGTCGACGCCAGGGAGAGGTTTTTGTCCAAGTTGGCCGGGGTTACCGATCCTGAACGGAAGAGAAAGATTATCGGTGAGGAGTTCATCCGCGTTTTTGAGGACGAGGCCGCCAGGCTCGGCGATATTGATTTCCTGGTCCAGGGCACCCTTTACCCGGACGTGGTGGAGAGCGGCACGGCCACAGCGGCGGTGATCAAAAGCCACCATAACGTGGGCTGCCTCCCGGAGGACATGAAGTTTGAACTGGTGGAACCGTTGCGCTGGCTGTTCAAGGACGAGGTCAGGGCGCTTGGCGAGGAGATGGATCTGCCGGAAGAGGTGGTCTGGCGGCAGCCTTTCCCCGGTCCCGGCATGGCTGTACGGGTATTGGGCGAGGTCACCGCTGAGAAGGTGGCGGTGGTACAGGAAGCCGACGCCATCGTGGAGGAGGAAATCCGCAAAGCCGGCCTCTACCGCCGGATCTGGCAGTCCTTTGCCATCCTGCCGGATATGAAGAGCGTCGGCGTGATGGGGGACGAGCGTACCTATTCCTATACGGTCGCCATCCGGGCCGTTATGAGCAACGACGCCATGACCGCCGACTGGGTGCGCCTGCCCTACGAGGTGCTGGAAGCGATCTCCTCACGCATTGTTAGCGAGATCAAGGAAGTCAACCGGGTGGTCTACGACATCACTTCGAAGCCCCCGGCGACAATTGAGTGGGAGTAA
- a CDS encoding type II toxin-antitoxin system HicB family antitoxin, producing the protein MRKLSYLAVFEPSKDGYGVYFPELPGCVSFGATFEEAQREAADALGLHIYGMEKDGEPIPEPSKVPEIDPDTAPGYLVSPVVIFPDMVKNELDNKRVKTNITLPAWLKEAAEQKGVNYSRVLETALLDYLNMPPSPKPPGQSR; encoded by the coding sequence ATGCGCAAGTTGTCATATTTGGCTGTTTTTGAGCCCAGCAAGGACGGATACGGCGTATACTTTCCGGAGCTCCCTGGCTGCGTCAGCTTTGGAGCGACCTTTGAAGAGGCGCAGCGGGAGGCGGCCGACGCGCTCGGGCTGCACATTTATGGGATGGAAAAAGACGGAGAGCCGATTCCGGAGCCTTCAAAAGTGCCGGAGATAGACCCCGATACCGCGCCCGGTTATTTGGTTTCTCCGGTTGTTATTTTCCCTGACATGGTGAAAAATGAACTGGACAATAAACGGGTAAAGACCAATATCACCCTGCCGGCATGGCTCAAGGAGGCTGCCGAGCAAAAGGGCGTAAATTATTCGAGGGTGCTCGAGACCGCGCTGCTTGATTATCTTAACATGCCGCCGAGCCCAAAACCACCGGGGCAGAGCAGATAG
- a CDS encoding Fic family protein, with the protein MTLYDKIDRYKASIDEHRPFEGHLLNEIKGYYRIGLTWSSNALEGNTLTISETKVLLEDGLTVGGKPLKDTFEALGHAQAYDFMFTLLGSRRITEADALTMHRMFYTGIDAKEAGRYRDRPVFIAGSQYKVCDVKLIGQEMAKLFQWVAEKRDKYHPVKFAAQLHKRFVFIHPFIDGNGRISRLLMNTALIQDGYMLAVIPPVLRQEYNSLLERAHKDDRPFMDFIAERVYETQKEIMRLLHIPFPKMT; encoded by the coding sequence ATGACTTTATATGATAAAATCGACCGCTACAAGGCGTCGATTGATGAGCATCGTCCTTTTGAGGGCCACCTGCTTAATGAAATAAAGGGCTATTACCGTATTGGTCTCACCTGGTCGAGCAATGCTCTGGAAGGAAATACCCTCACTATTAGCGAGACAAAGGTGCTGCTGGAGGATGGGCTGACTGTTGGCGGTAAGCCGCTTAAAGACACATTTGAGGCACTGGGGCATGCGCAGGCGTATGACTTTATGTTCACGCTGCTGGGCAGCCGCCGTATCACCGAGGCTGATGCTCTAACAATGCACCGTATGTTTTATACAGGAATAGATGCTAAAGAAGCCGGCCGCTATCGTGACCGCCCTGTCTTCATAGCCGGTTCCCAGTATAAAGTGTGCGACGTGAAGCTGATCGGGCAGGAGATGGCAAAACTATTTCAATGGGTCGCAGAGAAGCGGGACAAATATCACCCAGTCAAGTTCGCAGCTCAGTTACACAAGCGATTTGTATTTATTCATCCTTTTATCGACGGCAATGGTCGAATTTCCAGACTGCTGATGAACACGGCTCTCATTCAGGACGGCTACATGCTGGCTGTGATCCCGCCGGTTTTGCGTCAGGAGTATAACAGCCTGCTGGAGCGAGCCCATAAAGATGACCGACCATTTATGGATTTCATTGCTGAGCGGGTATACGAAACACAGAAGGAAATCATGCGGTTGCTGCACATTCCATTTCCTAAAATGACATAG
- a CDS encoding helix-turn-helix domain-containing protein: MSVSEQLKILCVKLGISVSELGRISGKSPQAFSQKMKRESFTVDELKQIAEAAGCRYEGAFIMPSGEKVTY; this comes from the coding sequence ATGTCAGTATCCGAACAGCTTAAAATACTGTGTGTCAAGCTCGGGATAAGCGTTTCCGAACTCGGACGAATATCAGGGAAAAGCCCGCAAGCTTTCAGCCAAAAAATGAAACGGGAGAGTTTTACGGTCGACGAATTGAAGCAAATTGCGGAGGCCGCTGGTTGCCGATATGAGGGAGCCTTTATTATGCCTTCCGGCGAAAAGGTCACGTACTGA
- a CDS encoding type II toxin-antitoxin system HicB family antitoxin codes for MKNVKKRIDFPELPGCVSFGATFEEAQREAADALGLHIYGMEKDGEPIPEPSKVPEIDPDTAPGYLVSPVVIFPDMVKNELDNKRVKTNITLPAWLKEAAEQKGVNYSRVLETALLDYLNMPPSPNHRGRADRGRIIQRLDCE; via the coding sequence TTGAAAAACGTTAAAAAAAGAATTGACTTTCCGGAGCTCCCTGGCTGCGTCAGCTTTGGAGCGACCTTTGAAGAGGCACAGCGTGAGGCGGCGGACGCGCTCGGGCTGCACATTTATGGGATGGAAAAAGACGGAGAGCCGATTCCGGAGCCTTCAAAAGTGCCGGAGATAGACCCCGATACAGCGCCCGGTTATTTGGTTTCTCCCGTTGTTATTTTCCCTGACATGGTGAAAAATGAACTGGACAATAAACGGGTAAAGACCAATATCACCCTGCCGGCATGGCTCAAGGAGGCTGCCGAGCAAAAGGGCGTAAATTATTCGAGGGTGCTCGAGACCGCGCTGCTTGATTATCTTAACATGCCGCCGAGCCCAAACCACCGGGGCAGAGCAGATAGAGGCCGCATAATTCAGCGTTTGGATTGTGAATAG
- a CDS encoding DUF4829 domain-containing protein, with product MLHYKKPVFWVSAAVVVVVAAISLSLLVSRQTEAPEGLPNQDGGLSSISESPSEAAYHTEYNRVKIEFLSENKGFKSANEFETTNSRIVAYIDSTIRTSLTSAQEDDLNNNHTNQYTIKLSNEIGGYSCGLYYDTLYKKAYILKDGGLFETETDFARYIDSFLENTDITAHIDDADAVALFKEYGWTLDYQISAMKNKLNNINALSGFNPNAYYFAYNNALSKDIGLDMSGYSNTAAIDVEIYKVHESMPQEFYPIQNCRGIVVKHSDKIIGAFISAGRHSAFNACSLKGNSFEKVTGRTLNEWLAEMIQADSTEESLSKLEPEQVIEEYFVALDKKDAKTAGYCLSKKTLLGNLTSNMPNEELFNEGVGLPLTDSGVGAPSNFDNLKSVKLLKAELIDEPDNSTKIFRVTMDIQYNEDRIISSGEQFWDCSMVYESPQTGWKIEGFGH from the coding sequence GTGCTGCATTATAAAAAGCCCGTGTTTTGGGTAAGCGCCGCAGTAGTTGTGGTTGTTGCTGCCATCAGCCTTTCTCTTTTGGTCAGCAGGCAAACGGAAGCGCCTGAAGGCTTACCAAATCAGGACGGCGGGCTAAGCTCAATATCGGAAAGCCCTTCAGAAGCGGCATATCATACGGAGTATAACAGAGTAAAAATTGAGTTTCTCTCCGAAAATAAAGGCTTCAAGTCGGCAAACGAGTTTGAAACGACCAATTCCCGGATAGTGGCATACATCGATTCGACGATCCGGACCAGCCTGACGTCTGCACAGGAGGATGACCTGAATAACAATCATACAAATCAATATACAATAAAACTGTCTAATGAGATAGGAGGATATAGCTGCGGACTCTACTATGATACGCTGTATAAAAAAGCCTATATCCTGAAAGACGGCGGCCTTTTCGAAACGGAGACGGATTTTGCGCGATATATCGATTCATTTCTGGAGAACACAGACATCACCGCCCACATAGACGACGCCGACGCTGTGGCGCTGTTTAAGGAATATGGTTGGACGCTCGATTATCAGATCAGCGCAATGAAAAACAAGCTCAACAACATTAACGCCTTATCTGGTTTTAATCCAAACGCATATTATTTCGCATATAACAATGCGCTTTCAAAGGATATCGGCTTGGACATGAGCGGATACTCCAATACCGCCGCCATTGACGTTGAAATATATAAGGTCCATGAGAGTATGCCGCAGGAGTTTTATCCGATACAGAATTGCAGGGGTATTGTTGTAAAACACAGCGACAAAATAATCGGTGCATTTATCAGTGCCGGGAGGCACAGCGCTTTTAACGCTTGTAGTCTGAAAGGAAACAGCTTTGAAAAAGTGACAGGCCGAACGCTCAACGAATGGCTTGCGGAAATGATTCAAGCGGATAGCACCGAAGAAAGTCTTTCCAAATTAGAGCCGGAACAGGTTATTGAAGAATATTTTGTGGCGCTGGATAAAAAAGACGCTAAGACTGCTGGATATTGTCTCTCGAAAAAAACGCTGCTAGGAAATTTAACCTCAAACATGCCAAACGAGGAATTATTTAACGAAGGGGTCGGATTGCCTTTGACGGATTCCGGGGTCGGAGCTCCATCAAACTTTGATAATCTGAAATCCGTAAAACTATTGAAAGCCGAACTGATTGACGAGCCGGATAACAGCACTAAAATCTTCAGGGTAACGATGGACATTCAATACAATGAGGATAGGATCATCAGCAGCGGAGAGCAGTTTTGGGATTGTAGCATGGTTTATGAATCTCCTCAGACGGGATGGAAAATAGAAGGTTTTGGACATTAG
- a CDS encoding helix-turn-helix domain-containing protein, with translation MGQSIKADKNIGENIRKWRNAKGMTQEQLSAQLQVCGCDISRGTLAKIEAGIRHISVKELNAFKAILDIAYDDFFTQ, from the coding sequence ATGGGCCAAAGCATCAAGGCCGATAAAAATATCGGCGAAAATATCCGCAAGTGGAGAAACGCCAAAGGCATGACGCAGGAACAACTTTCGGCGCAATTGCAGGTGTGCGGCTGTGACATCTCGCGCGGGACGCTGGCAAAAATCGAAGCGGGCATCCGCCATATTTCCGTAAAAGAATTAAACGCATTCAAGGCCATCTTGGATATCGCATACGACGATTTTTTCACGCAGTAA